Proteins co-encoded in one Aphelocoma coerulescens isolate FSJ_1873_10779 chromosome 21, UR_Acoe_1.0, whole genome shotgun sequence genomic window:
- the CLCN6 gene encoding H(+)/Cl(-) exchange transporter 6 isoform X2: MARCGTGLCCCCCGDRESRTPEELTILGETHEEEDEILPRKDYESLDYDRCINDPYLEILESMDNKKAQKYEAVKWMLVFAIGVCTGLVGLFVDFFVRLFTQLKFRVVQSSVEECTEKGCLALSLLELLGFNLTFVFLASLLVLIQPVAAGSGIPEIKCYLNGVKVPGVVRLRTVVCKAMGVLFSVAGGLFVGKEGPMIHSGAVVGAGLPQFQSISLRKIQFNFPYFRSDRDKRDFVSAGAAAGVAAAFGAPIGGTLFSLEEGSSFWNQGLTWKVLFCSMAATFTLNFFRSGIQFGSWGSFQLPGLLNFGEFKCSESDKKCHLWTAVDLGFFILMGIVGGLLGATFNCLNKRLAKYRMRNVHPKPKLVRVLESLLVSLTTTVVVFLASMVLGECRQMSSSRHSGNDTLSLQDISEDVNSSIKTFFCPNETYNDMATLFFNPQESAILQLFHQDGTFSPVTLSLFFLLYFLLSCWTYGISVPSGLFVPSLLCGAAFGRLVANLLKSYIGLDHIYSGTFALIGAAAFLGGVVRMTISLTVILIESTNEITYGLPIMITLMVAKWTGDFFNKGIYDIHVNLRGVPLLEWETGVEMDKLRASDIMEPNLTYVYPHTRIQSLVSILRTTVHHAFPVVTENRGNEREFMKGNQLISNNIKFKKSSILTRAGEQRKRSQSMKSYPSSELRNMCDEHIATEEPPEKEDLLQQMLERRYTPYPNLYPDQSPSEEWTMEERFRPLTFHGLILRSQLVTLLDRGVCYSESQSSASQPRLSHAEMSEDYPRYPDIHDLDLTLLNPRMIVDVTPYMNPSPFTVSPNTHVSQVFNLFRTMGLRHLPVVNAVGEVVGIITRHNLTHEFLQARLRQHYQTI, from the exons ATGGCGAGGTGCGGGACCgggttgtgctgctgctgctgcggcgaCCGGGAGAGCCGCACCCCGGAGGAGCTG ACGATCCTAGGAGAAACTCATGAAGAGGAGGATGAGATCCTTCCACGCAAAGACTATGAG AGCTTGGATTATGATCGCTGTATCAATGACCCATACTTGGAAATTTTGGAGAGCATGGACAACAAG AAAGCCCAGAAATATGAAGCAGTGAAGTGGATGCTGGTTTTTGCTATTGGAGTCTGCACAGGACTG GTGGGCCTCTTTGTGGATTTCTTTGTGCGGCTCTTTACCCAGCTCAAGTTTCGGGTGGTACAAAGCT CGGTGGAAGAATGCACTGAGAAAGGCTGCCTTGCACTGTccttgctggagctgctggggttCAACCTgacctttgtttttcttgccAGTCTTCTGGTCCTGATCCAA CCTGTAGCAGCTGGGTCAGGAATTCCTGAAATTAAGTGCTACCTCAATGGGGTGAAGGTTCCAGGCGTTGTGCGACTGCGGACAGTGGTGTGCAAAGCTATGGGAGTGCTCTTCAGTGTGGCAGGAG GTCTTTTTGTTGGGAAAGAGGGTCCAATGATTCACAGCGGTGCTGTCGTGGGTGCGGGCTTGCCACAG TTCCAGAGCATCTCTTTGAGGAAGATCCAATTTAACTTTCCCTATTTCCGCAGTGACAG GGATAAAAGGGATTTTGTatctgctggagcagctgcaggggtTGCAGCTGCCTTTGGAGCCCCAATTGGAGGCACTCTTTTTAGTTTGGAAGAAGGTTCCTCCTTCTGGAACCAGGGACTTACATGGAAAGTG cttttctgttcCATGGCTGCCACCTTCACCCTAAATTTTTTCCGCTCTGGGATTCAGTTTGGAAGCTGGGGGTCTTTCCAGCTCCCTGGGCTACTGAACTTTGGGGAGTTTAAG TGCTCTGAATCTGATAAGAAATGCCACCTCTGGACAGCTGTGGACTTGGGCTTCTTCATTCTAATGGGGATTGTAGGAGGCCTTCTTGGAGCCACCTTTAACTGCCTGAACAAGAGACTTGCCAAGTACCGCATGCGCAATGTGCATCCCAAGCCAAAGCTGGTCAG AGTCTTGGAGAGCTTGCTTGTGTCATTAACCACCACCGTCGTGGTCTTTTTAGCCTCCATGGTTCTGGGGGAATGCCGGCAGATGTCTTCCAGCAGGCACAGTGGCAATGACACCCTGAGCCTGCAG GATATATCAGAGGATGTAAATTCAAGCATCAAAACCTTTTTTTGCCCAAATGAAACGTACAATGACATGGCCACACTCTTCTTCAACCCTCAGGAGTCAGCTATCCTGCAGCTCTTCCACCAGGATG GTACTTTCAGCCCAgtcaccctgtccctgttcTTCCTTCTCTATTTCTTACTCTCCTGCTGGACATATGGGATCTCTGTGCCCAGTGGTCTGTTTGTACCATCACTGCTTTGTGGGGCTGCCTTCGGACGCCTGGTCGCCAACCTCCTCAAAAG TTACATTGGCCTGGATCACATCTACTCAGGAACCTTTGCTCTGATTGGGGCAGCAGCATTCCTGGGAGGAGTGGTCCGCATGACCATCAGCCTGACTGTCATCCTCATTGAGTCCACCAATGAGATCACCTATGGACTCCCCATAATGATCACTctcatg GTAGCCAAGTGGACAGGAGACTTTTTCAACAAAGGCATCTATGACATCCATGTGAACTTGCGAGGAGTCCCTCTTCTGGAGTGGGAAACGGGGGTGGAAATGGATAA acTACGAGCCAGTGACATCATGGAACCCAACTTGACATACGTGTACCCGCACACCCGGATTCAGTCCCTTGTTAGCATCCTGCGCACAACTGTCCATCATGCCTTCCCTGTGGTGACAGAGAATCGGGGCAATGAGAGGGAGTTCATGAAAGGCAATCAACTGATAAGTAACAACATCAAATTCAAG AAATCCAGCATCCTCACCCGAGCTGGAGAGCAGCGCAAGCGTAGCCAGTCCATGAAATCCTACCCTTCGAGTGAGCTGCGTAACATGTGTGATGAGCACATAGCCACAGAGGAGCCTCCTGAAAAGGAGGATCTGCTGCAACAAATGCTGGAGAGAAG ATACACTCCTTACCCCAACCTGTACCCTGACCAGTCTCCCAGTGAGGAGTGGACCATGGAGGAACGCTTCAGACCCTTGACCTTCCATGGCTTGATCTTGCGCTCACAGCTGGTCACCCTTCTTGACCGGGGGGTTTGCTACTCCGAGAGCCAGTCG AGTGCAAGTCAGCCCCGTCTGTCCCACGCAGAGATGTCAGAGGATTATCCCCGCTATCCAGATATCCATGATCTGGACCTCACACTGCTGAACCCTCGTATGATAGTG gaTGTCACCCCATACATGAACCCATCACCCTTTACTGTCTCTCCAAATACTCACGTGTCACAAGTCTTCAACCTGTTCAGGACAATGGGACTCAGGCATTTACCAGTTGTAAATGCAGTTGGAGAG GTTGTTGGGATAATCACTCGGCACAACCTGACCCATGAATTCCTGCAGGCAAGACTGAGACAACACTATCAGACCATTTGA
- the CLCN6 gene encoding H(+)/Cl(-) exchange transporter 6 isoform X1 → MARCGTGLCCCCCGDRESRTPEELTILGETHEEEDEILPRKDYESLDYDRCINDPYLEILESMDNKKAQKYEAVKWMLVFAIGVCTGLVGLFVDFFVRLFTQLKFRVVQSSVEECTEKGCLALSLLELLGFNLTFVFLASLLVLIQPVAAGSGIPEIKCYLNGVKVPGVVRLRTVVCKAMGVLFSVAGGLFVGKEGPMIHSGAVVGAGLPQFQSISLRKIQFNFPYFRSDRDKRDFVSAGAAAGVAAAFGAPIGGTLFSLEEGSSFWNQGLTWKVLFCSMAATFTLNFFRSGIQFGSWGSFQLPGLLNFGEFKCSESDKKCHLWTAVDLGFFILMGIVGGLLGATFNCLNKRLAKYRMRNVHPKPKLVRVLESLLVSLTTTVVVFLASMVLGECRQMSSSRHSGNDTLSLQDISEDVNSSIKTFFCPNETYNDMATLFFNPQESAILQLFHQDGTFSPVTLSLFFLLYFLLSCWTYGISVPSGLFVPSLLCGAAFGRLVANLLKSYIGLDHIYSGTFALIGAAAFLGGVVRMTISLTVILIESTNEITYGLPIMITLMVAKWTGDFFNKGIYDIHVNLRGVPLLEWETGVEMDKLRASDIMEPNLTYVYPHTRIQSLVSILRTTVHHAFPVVTENRGNEREFMKGNQLISNNIKFKKSSILTRAGEQRKRSQSMKSYPSSELRNMCDEHIATEEPPEKEDLLQQMLERRYTPYPNLYPDQSPSEEWTMEERFRPLTFHGLILRSQLVTLLDRGVCYSESQSSASQPRLSHAEMSEDYPRYPDIHDLDLTLLNPRMIVDVTPYMNPSPFTVSPNTHVSQVFNLFRTMGLRHLPVVNAVGEFYSRPRAKFPICWGKRFVCRNRIVFCSYSQEQQSKGLFKWFVLDSLSLSLCPLQCSGTVGRCQQLSITTMRSCFL, encoded by the exons ATGGCGAGGTGCGGGACCgggttgtgctgctgctgctgcggcgaCCGGGAGAGCCGCACCCCGGAGGAGCTG ACGATCCTAGGAGAAACTCATGAAGAGGAGGATGAGATCCTTCCACGCAAAGACTATGAG AGCTTGGATTATGATCGCTGTATCAATGACCCATACTTGGAAATTTTGGAGAGCATGGACAACAAG AAAGCCCAGAAATATGAAGCAGTGAAGTGGATGCTGGTTTTTGCTATTGGAGTCTGCACAGGACTG GTGGGCCTCTTTGTGGATTTCTTTGTGCGGCTCTTTACCCAGCTCAAGTTTCGGGTGGTACAAAGCT CGGTGGAAGAATGCACTGAGAAAGGCTGCCTTGCACTGTccttgctggagctgctggggttCAACCTgacctttgtttttcttgccAGTCTTCTGGTCCTGATCCAA CCTGTAGCAGCTGGGTCAGGAATTCCTGAAATTAAGTGCTACCTCAATGGGGTGAAGGTTCCAGGCGTTGTGCGACTGCGGACAGTGGTGTGCAAAGCTATGGGAGTGCTCTTCAGTGTGGCAGGAG GTCTTTTTGTTGGGAAAGAGGGTCCAATGATTCACAGCGGTGCTGTCGTGGGTGCGGGCTTGCCACAG TTCCAGAGCATCTCTTTGAGGAAGATCCAATTTAACTTTCCCTATTTCCGCAGTGACAG GGATAAAAGGGATTTTGTatctgctggagcagctgcaggggtTGCAGCTGCCTTTGGAGCCCCAATTGGAGGCACTCTTTTTAGTTTGGAAGAAGGTTCCTCCTTCTGGAACCAGGGACTTACATGGAAAGTG cttttctgttcCATGGCTGCCACCTTCACCCTAAATTTTTTCCGCTCTGGGATTCAGTTTGGAAGCTGGGGGTCTTTCCAGCTCCCTGGGCTACTGAACTTTGGGGAGTTTAAG TGCTCTGAATCTGATAAGAAATGCCACCTCTGGACAGCTGTGGACTTGGGCTTCTTCATTCTAATGGGGATTGTAGGAGGCCTTCTTGGAGCCACCTTTAACTGCCTGAACAAGAGACTTGCCAAGTACCGCATGCGCAATGTGCATCCCAAGCCAAAGCTGGTCAG AGTCTTGGAGAGCTTGCTTGTGTCATTAACCACCACCGTCGTGGTCTTTTTAGCCTCCATGGTTCTGGGGGAATGCCGGCAGATGTCTTCCAGCAGGCACAGTGGCAATGACACCCTGAGCCTGCAG GATATATCAGAGGATGTAAATTCAAGCATCAAAACCTTTTTTTGCCCAAATGAAACGTACAATGACATGGCCACACTCTTCTTCAACCCTCAGGAGTCAGCTATCCTGCAGCTCTTCCACCAGGATG GTACTTTCAGCCCAgtcaccctgtccctgttcTTCCTTCTCTATTTCTTACTCTCCTGCTGGACATATGGGATCTCTGTGCCCAGTGGTCTGTTTGTACCATCACTGCTTTGTGGGGCTGCCTTCGGACGCCTGGTCGCCAACCTCCTCAAAAG TTACATTGGCCTGGATCACATCTACTCAGGAACCTTTGCTCTGATTGGGGCAGCAGCATTCCTGGGAGGAGTGGTCCGCATGACCATCAGCCTGACTGTCATCCTCATTGAGTCCACCAATGAGATCACCTATGGACTCCCCATAATGATCACTctcatg GTAGCCAAGTGGACAGGAGACTTTTTCAACAAAGGCATCTATGACATCCATGTGAACTTGCGAGGAGTCCCTCTTCTGGAGTGGGAAACGGGGGTGGAAATGGATAA acTACGAGCCAGTGACATCATGGAACCCAACTTGACATACGTGTACCCGCACACCCGGATTCAGTCCCTTGTTAGCATCCTGCGCACAACTGTCCATCATGCCTTCCCTGTGGTGACAGAGAATCGGGGCAATGAGAGGGAGTTCATGAAAGGCAATCAACTGATAAGTAACAACATCAAATTCAAG AAATCCAGCATCCTCACCCGAGCTGGAGAGCAGCGCAAGCGTAGCCAGTCCATGAAATCCTACCCTTCGAGTGAGCTGCGTAACATGTGTGATGAGCACATAGCCACAGAGGAGCCTCCTGAAAAGGAGGATCTGCTGCAACAAATGCTGGAGAGAAG ATACACTCCTTACCCCAACCTGTACCCTGACCAGTCTCCCAGTGAGGAGTGGACCATGGAGGAACGCTTCAGACCCTTGACCTTCCATGGCTTGATCTTGCGCTCACAGCTGGTCACCCTTCTTGACCGGGGGGTTTGCTACTCCGAGAGCCAGTCG AGTGCAAGTCAGCCCCGTCTGTCCCACGCAGAGATGTCAGAGGATTATCCCCGCTATCCAGATATCCATGATCTGGACCTCACACTGCTGAACCCTCGTATGATAGTG gaTGTCACCCCATACATGAACCCATCACCCTTTACTGTCTCTCCAAATACTCACGTGTCACAAGTCTTCAACCTGTTCAGGACAATGGGACTCAGGCATTTACCAGTTGTAAATGCAGTTGGAGAG TTTTATTCAAGGCCAAGAGCAAAATTTCCTATATGTTGGGGCAAGAGGTTTGTCTGTAGGAACAGAATTGTGTTCTGTTCCTACTCacaggagcagcaaagcaaaggaCTGTTTAAATGGTTCGTACTTGACTCACTGTCGTTGTCTCTTTGCCCTCTACAATGCTCAGGAACAGTCGGTAGATGTCAGCAGCTTTCTATAACCACAATGAGGAGCTGTTTCCTTTAA
- the CLCN6 gene encoding H(+)/Cl(-) exchange transporter 6 isoform X3, with translation MARCGTGLCCCCCGDRESRTPEELTILGETHEEEDEILPRKDYESLDYDRCINDPYLEILESMDNKKAQKYEAVKWMLVFAIGVCTGLVGLFVDFFVRLFTQLKFRVVQSSVEECTEKGCLALSLLELLGFNLTFVFLASLLVLIQPVAAGSGIPEIKCYLNGVKVPGVVRLRTVVCKAMGVLFSVAGGLFVGKEGPMIHSGAVVGAGLPQFQSISLRKIQFNFPYFRSDRDKRDFVSAGAAAGVAAAFGAPIGGTLFSLEEGSSFWNQGLTWKVLFCSMAATFTLNFFRSGIQFGSWGSFQLPGLLNFGEFKCSESDKKCHLWTAVDLGFFILMGIVGGLLGATFNCLNKRLAKYRMRNVHPKPKLVRVLESLLVSLTTTVVVFLASMVLGECRQMSSSRHSGNDTLSLQDISEDVNSSIKTFFCPNETYNDMATLFFNPQESAILQLFHQDGTFSPVTLSLFFLLYFLLSCWTYGISVPSGLFVPSLLCGAAFGRLVANLLKSYIGLDHIYSGTFALIGAAAFLGGVVRMTISLTVILIESTNEITYGLPIMITLMVAKWTGDFFNKGIYDIHVNLRGVPLLEWETGVEMDKLRASDIMEPNLTYVYPHTRIQSLVSILRTTVHHAFPVVTENRGNEREFMKGNQLISNNIKFKKSSILTRAGEQRKRSQSMKSYPSSELRNMCDEHIATEEPPEKEDLLQQMLERRYTPYPNLYPDQSPSEEWTMEERFRPLTFHGLILRSQLVTLLDRGVCYSESQSSASQPRLSHAEMSEDYPRYPDIHDLDLTLLNPRMIVDVTPYMNPSPFTVSPNTHVSQVFNLFRTMGLRHLPVVNAVGEPCKAKDRKPGGWCYVGSIC, from the exons ATGGCGAGGTGCGGGACCgggttgtgctgctgctgctgcggcgaCCGGGAGAGCCGCACCCCGGAGGAGCTG ACGATCCTAGGAGAAACTCATGAAGAGGAGGATGAGATCCTTCCACGCAAAGACTATGAG AGCTTGGATTATGATCGCTGTATCAATGACCCATACTTGGAAATTTTGGAGAGCATGGACAACAAG AAAGCCCAGAAATATGAAGCAGTGAAGTGGATGCTGGTTTTTGCTATTGGAGTCTGCACAGGACTG GTGGGCCTCTTTGTGGATTTCTTTGTGCGGCTCTTTACCCAGCTCAAGTTTCGGGTGGTACAAAGCT CGGTGGAAGAATGCACTGAGAAAGGCTGCCTTGCACTGTccttgctggagctgctggggttCAACCTgacctttgtttttcttgccAGTCTTCTGGTCCTGATCCAA CCTGTAGCAGCTGGGTCAGGAATTCCTGAAATTAAGTGCTACCTCAATGGGGTGAAGGTTCCAGGCGTTGTGCGACTGCGGACAGTGGTGTGCAAAGCTATGGGAGTGCTCTTCAGTGTGGCAGGAG GTCTTTTTGTTGGGAAAGAGGGTCCAATGATTCACAGCGGTGCTGTCGTGGGTGCGGGCTTGCCACAG TTCCAGAGCATCTCTTTGAGGAAGATCCAATTTAACTTTCCCTATTTCCGCAGTGACAG GGATAAAAGGGATTTTGTatctgctggagcagctgcaggggtTGCAGCTGCCTTTGGAGCCCCAATTGGAGGCACTCTTTTTAGTTTGGAAGAAGGTTCCTCCTTCTGGAACCAGGGACTTACATGGAAAGTG cttttctgttcCATGGCTGCCACCTTCACCCTAAATTTTTTCCGCTCTGGGATTCAGTTTGGAAGCTGGGGGTCTTTCCAGCTCCCTGGGCTACTGAACTTTGGGGAGTTTAAG TGCTCTGAATCTGATAAGAAATGCCACCTCTGGACAGCTGTGGACTTGGGCTTCTTCATTCTAATGGGGATTGTAGGAGGCCTTCTTGGAGCCACCTTTAACTGCCTGAACAAGAGACTTGCCAAGTACCGCATGCGCAATGTGCATCCCAAGCCAAAGCTGGTCAG AGTCTTGGAGAGCTTGCTTGTGTCATTAACCACCACCGTCGTGGTCTTTTTAGCCTCCATGGTTCTGGGGGAATGCCGGCAGATGTCTTCCAGCAGGCACAGTGGCAATGACACCCTGAGCCTGCAG GATATATCAGAGGATGTAAATTCAAGCATCAAAACCTTTTTTTGCCCAAATGAAACGTACAATGACATGGCCACACTCTTCTTCAACCCTCAGGAGTCAGCTATCCTGCAGCTCTTCCACCAGGATG GTACTTTCAGCCCAgtcaccctgtccctgttcTTCCTTCTCTATTTCTTACTCTCCTGCTGGACATATGGGATCTCTGTGCCCAGTGGTCTGTTTGTACCATCACTGCTTTGTGGGGCTGCCTTCGGACGCCTGGTCGCCAACCTCCTCAAAAG TTACATTGGCCTGGATCACATCTACTCAGGAACCTTTGCTCTGATTGGGGCAGCAGCATTCCTGGGAGGAGTGGTCCGCATGACCATCAGCCTGACTGTCATCCTCATTGAGTCCACCAATGAGATCACCTATGGACTCCCCATAATGATCACTctcatg GTAGCCAAGTGGACAGGAGACTTTTTCAACAAAGGCATCTATGACATCCATGTGAACTTGCGAGGAGTCCCTCTTCTGGAGTGGGAAACGGGGGTGGAAATGGATAA acTACGAGCCAGTGACATCATGGAACCCAACTTGACATACGTGTACCCGCACACCCGGATTCAGTCCCTTGTTAGCATCCTGCGCACAACTGTCCATCATGCCTTCCCTGTGGTGACAGAGAATCGGGGCAATGAGAGGGAGTTCATGAAAGGCAATCAACTGATAAGTAACAACATCAAATTCAAG AAATCCAGCATCCTCACCCGAGCTGGAGAGCAGCGCAAGCGTAGCCAGTCCATGAAATCCTACCCTTCGAGTGAGCTGCGTAACATGTGTGATGAGCACATAGCCACAGAGGAGCCTCCTGAAAAGGAGGATCTGCTGCAACAAATGCTGGAGAGAAG ATACACTCCTTACCCCAACCTGTACCCTGACCAGTCTCCCAGTGAGGAGTGGACCATGGAGGAACGCTTCAGACCCTTGACCTTCCATGGCTTGATCTTGCGCTCACAGCTGGTCACCCTTCTTGACCGGGGGGTTTGCTACTCCGAGAGCCAGTCG AGTGCAAGTCAGCCCCGTCTGTCCCACGCAGAGATGTCAGAGGATTATCCCCGCTATCCAGATATCCATGATCTGGACCTCACACTGCTGAACCCTCGTATGATAGTG gaTGTCACCCCATACATGAACCCATCACCCTTTACTGTCTCTCCAAATACTCACGTGTCACAAGTCTTCAACCTGTTCAGGACAATGGGACTCAGGCATTTACCAGTTGTAAATGCAGTTGGAGAG
- the CLCN6 gene encoding H(+)/Cl(-) exchange transporter 6 isoform X4 has protein sequence MARCGTGLCCCCCGDRESRTPEELTILGETHEEEDEILPRKDYESLDYDRCINDPYLEILESMDNKKAQKYEAVKWMLVFAIGVCTGLVGLFVDFFVRLFTQLKFRVVQSSVEECTEKGCLALSLLELLGFNLTFVFLASLLVLIQPVAAGSGIPEIKCYLNGVKVPGVVRLRTVVCKAMGVLFSVAGGLFVGKEGPMIHSGAVVGAGLPQFQSISLRKIQFNFPYFRSDRDKRDFVSAGAAAGVAAAFGAPIGGTLFSLEEGSSFWNQGLTWKVLFCSMAATFTLNFFRSGIQFGSWGSFQLPGLLNFGEFKCSESDKKCHLWTAVDLGFFILMGIVGGLLGATFNCLNKRLAKYRMRNVHPKPKLVRVLESLLVSLTTTVVVFLASMVLGECRQMSSSRHSGNDTLSLQDISEDVNSSIKTFFCPNETYNDMATLFFNPQESAILQLFHQDGTFSPVTLSLFFLLYFLLSCWTYGISVPSGLFVPSLLCGAAFGRLVANLLKSYIGLDHIYSGTFALIGAAAFLGGVVRMTISLTVILIESTNEITYGLPIMITLMVAKWTGDFFNKGIYDIHVNLRGVPLLEWETGVEMDKLRASDIMEPNLTYVYPHTRIQSLVSILRTTVHHAFPVVTENRGNEREFMKGNQLISNNIKFKKSSILTRAGEQRKRSQSMKSYPSSELRNMCDEHIATEEPPEKEDLLQQMLERRYTPYPNLYPDQSPSEEWTMEERFRPLTFHGLILRSQLVTLLDRGVCYSESQSSASQPRLSHAEMSEDYPRYPDIHDLDLTLLNPRMIVDVTPYMNPSPFTVSPNTHVSQVFNLFRTMGLRHLPVVNAVGEWQI, from the exons ATGGCGAGGTGCGGGACCgggttgtgctgctgctgctgcggcgaCCGGGAGAGCCGCACCCCGGAGGAGCTG ACGATCCTAGGAGAAACTCATGAAGAGGAGGATGAGATCCTTCCACGCAAAGACTATGAG AGCTTGGATTATGATCGCTGTATCAATGACCCATACTTGGAAATTTTGGAGAGCATGGACAACAAG AAAGCCCAGAAATATGAAGCAGTGAAGTGGATGCTGGTTTTTGCTATTGGAGTCTGCACAGGACTG GTGGGCCTCTTTGTGGATTTCTTTGTGCGGCTCTTTACCCAGCTCAAGTTTCGGGTGGTACAAAGCT CGGTGGAAGAATGCACTGAGAAAGGCTGCCTTGCACTGTccttgctggagctgctggggttCAACCTgacctttgtttttcttgccAGTCTTCTGGTCCTGATCCAA CCTGTAGCAGCTGGGTCAGGAATTCCTGAAATTAAGTGCTACCTCAATGGGGTGAAGGTTCCAGGCGTTGTGCGACTGCGGACAGTGGTGTGCAAAGCTATGGGAGTGCTCTTCAGTGTGGCAGGAG GTCTTTTTGTTGGGAAAGAGGGTCCAATGATTCACAGCGGTGCTGTCGTGGGTGCGGGCTTGCCACAG TTCCAGAGCATCTCTTTGAGGAAGATCCAATTTAACTTTCCCTATTTCCGCAGTGACAG GGATAAAAGGGATTTTGTatctgctggagcagctgcaggggtTGCAGCTGCCTTTGGAGCCCCAATTGGAGGCACTCTTTTTAGTTTGGAAGAAGGTTCCTCCTTCTGGAACCAGGGACTTACATGGAAAGTG cttttctgttcCATGGCTGCCACCTTCACCCTAAATTTTTTCCGCTCTGGGATTCAGTTTGGAAGCTGGGGGTCTTTCCAGCTCCCTGGGCTACTGAACTTTGGGGAGTTTAAG TGCTCTGAATCTGATAAGAAATGCCACCTCTGGACAGCTGTGGACTTGGGCTTCTTCATTCTAATGGGGATTGTAGGAGGCCTTCTTGGAGCCACCTTTAACTGCCTGAACAAGAGACTTGCCAAGTACCGCATGCGCAATGTGCATCCCAAGCCAAAGCTGGTCAG AGTCTTGGAGAGCTTGCTTGTGTCATTAACCACCACCGTCGTGGTCTTTTTAGCCTCCATGGTTCTGGGGGAATGCCGGCAGATGTCTTCCAGCAGGCACAGTGGCAATGACACCCTGAGCCTGCAG GATATATCAGAGGATGTAAATTCAAGCATCAAAACCTTTTTTTGCCCAAATGAAACGTACAATGACATGGCCACACTCTTCTTCAACCCTCAGGAGTCAGCTATCCTGCAGCTCTTCCACCAGGATG GTACTTTCAGCCCAgtcaccctgtccctgttcTTCCTTCTCTATTTCTTACTCTCCTGCTGGACATATGGGATCTCTGTGCCCAGTGGTCTGTTTGTACCATCACTGCTTTGTGGGGCTGCCTTCGGACGCCTGGTCGCCAACCTCCTCAAAAG TTACATTGGCCTGGATCACATCTACTCAGGAACCTTTGCTCTGATTGGGGCAGCAGCATTCCTGGGAGGAGTGGTCCGCATGACCATCAGCCTGACTGTCATCCTCATTGAGTCCACCAATGAGATCACCTATGGACTCCCCATAATGATCACTctcatg GTAGCCAAGTGGACAGGAGACTTTTTCAACAAAGGCATCTATGACATCCATGTGAACTTGCGAGGAGTCCCTCTTCTGGAGTGGGAAACGGGGGTGGAAATGGATAA acTACGAGCCAGTGACATCATGGAACCCAACTTGACATACGTGTACCCGCACACCCGGATTCAGTCCCTTGTTAGCATCCTGCGCACAACTGTCCATCATGCCTTCCCTGTGGTGACAGAGAATCGGGGCAATGAGAGGGAGTTCATGAAAGGCAATCAACTGATAAGTAACAACATCAAATTCAAG AAATCCAGCATCCTCACCCGAGCTGGAGAGCAGCGCAAGCGTAGCCAGTCCATGAAATCCTACCCTTCGAGTGAGCTGCGTAACATGTGTGATGAGCACATAGCCACAGAGGAGCCTCCTGAAAAGGAGGATCTGCTGCAACAAATGCTGGAGAGAAG ATACACTCCTTACCCCAACCTGTACCCTGACCAGTCTCCCAGTGAGGAGTGGACCATGGAGGAACGCTTCAGACCCTTGACCTTCCATGGCTTGATCTTGCGCTCACAGCTGGTCACCCTTCTTGACCGGGGGGTTTGCTACTCCGAGAGCCAGTCG AGTGCAAGTCAGCCCCGTCTGTCCCACGCAGAGATGTCAGAGGATTATCCCCGCTATCCAGATATCCATGATCTGGACCTCACACTGCTGAACCCTCGTATGATAGTG gaTGTCACCCCATACATGAACCCATCACCCTTTACTGTCTCTCCAAATACTCACGTGTCACAAGTCTTCAACCTGTTCAGGACAATGGGACTCAGGCATTTACCAGTTGTAAATGCAGTTGGAGAG